Genomic DNA from Melopsittacus undulatus isolate bMelUnd1 chromosome 2, bMelUnd1.mat.Z, whole genome shotgun sequence:
CTGGGTCACCTGCAGTACCTAAGGTTGGCCTGTATGGCAAATTGTTccatttctgcaaaaaaaaagtgtagtgTGAAGAAGAGATCTGTGCCACTCCGCAGTCCTGCCCACTCAGAGCTGGCTGCAAAGGCAGGGCTGCAGTTCCTTATGCCGGGAGGGGAACATCCTGACAGCTATAAACATCTTTTCTTAAATGCCTGCACAGCTAGGTGTAAATGCAGGAATCTATCAAGTGGGACAGGAAGAGGATgcagattttcttctctgaacaGAAGTACTTCGACTTTTAGTTTGGTGCTGCAGAATTGTCCCCAGCCCTGTAGCAATGACATTTGGAGGGCAGGTTTGCAGGCCCgcatctttcagaaaataacagtaattgTAAATTCTGTAGAGAAGGGATGCAAAGAGGTGGGTGTGAATGGGAGATGAGAGGTTTTCCATGTTGTTGGGCAGAAACGGAGATTAAAATAACCGTTTAAAAAGTCTGTAACATGATGGATCTAGAGTTAATTGGGAGTTTTGCTGGACTCAAGAGCAGCCCTATAAAAGCGGAGCATTTCAGTTTCTTAGTTTGAGCAGGGAAGGTGCTAGAGCACCCATCCATAGGTTTCTGTCACTAAGTGATTCCAGTAGCTCAGCTGCTCAGATGGTTCTACTTCATGGCACATCACAATTTTCTTAAAGCGAGAAACAGAGAACGTAATCCTCTCAGGGAAAAATGTCTGCTCTGAATGAAGCTCCTCCAGGTGAATTTTTAGTTTGGCAAGGCACAGTCCTATGAATACATCCTCCAGTTTAATGAACGAAATGCTCTCTGAAACATTATAGATCTGACTAGCAACATCAGTGGATAAAACATAGCCAGTCCCGGAACAAAACGGCGGGTAGGTCTTTCTCGGATACTCCTCTTTACTCACATACCACTTACTCCTTCTTCTTCGTATGGGGAACTCATGCAGTTTTAAAAAGCCTGTGAAGAATCTAGTGGTCCTCTTTTTCCTTAGAAGAAGCTCAGTGAGGTAAAAAACATTGACAAACACATCTGTGTCGGTTTTCATCACAAAGCTGGACTGGTTACAAAATCTGTGAATCCATTCAATTCCCATCATAGTCTTCAAAGTCAAATTGTAATATGTGTCTGTAAAATTCTTTTGAATAATGTCTTTGTACTTTTTGCTTTCAGCAGTGATATCAGCCTGCTGCCTCAGATTCACAGCGCTTCCCAGGAGGAAATATGTCACCAGGCGCTTGCCAGAGACTgttctctccttcccccaggTTTGCCGGATGGCCATCCTGGCGTCAATGTGGTGGTATGAGGATGTCACAAGCAGGACGAGGAAAGGTGGGTTCTTCTGGCAATCTACATCCGGGAGCTGCAAAAAATTTCCTTCGATTCTCCTGAAAGTCTCTATGGGGAATATGTAATCTTGGCTGTTTTCACAGAATAGACACAATTCAGTCAAATCGTAAAAAACCCAGAGGCCAGCACAGCTGAGCCCTATAAGGCAAACAATCAGCCTGAATTTCCTGAAATACatctgaaagaaacaagaaaaaggacataaaaaaagaaagaaagaaaaagtaataccTAGTTCTTTTCAGTGCTGCCTACCAAACTATCTGCATAAGGATTCGAAGCCAGGtcatatctaatttaaatcttaCCTATCTCAGGGCATTCACCCACATGCATTTCTCTTAGTATCATTCCCACAAGATGTTCTGCCAGAGATCAAATTCACACTCTTGCTTGCTTGAATCTGCTCCCCACACCAGCATATCCTCAGAAATCCACAAAACCATGGCCACTGACACCGGATTAGCCTGGCTGACACTTCACACCTCCTCTCCATTTTCAGCATCTTACAAACCATGACTTAGATCCACCAGGGCTCTCACAAGCCAGagggcagagaagcagcagataCATGCCCATGCCAGGCTGGAGAGAATAACAGCAATAATTGGAGGTTTTTTAAATACCATGTTTCTCCATGTGTTTGAAAAGTGCTTGTGTCCCAGAGCAAGCAAGTGCTGTCCAACTGGCAGACCCAGCCAGGTTCCTCCCATCTTTGTCTTCTTCACATCCTCTGGGGCTCTTGCACTGACCCAGAAACTGCTCCTGATCTTTTTGCTGGAGGAGCCATGAGTCACATACTGGAAGTTAGGTcagctgctcagaaaaaaaacacagcagtggatCAGATTATTTGGATGTTTCACCTTTTGCAGAGTTTAGGTGACACACGTGGTAGTGCTGAGCTGAGAAGGGGTTGTCCATACTCACCTCTCCTTTCTGCATGACTGGGATTCAAACAGTAACAATGATGTGCATTCATTCATCCTTGTAACAGATTAAAGTGCTGTGTATCTGGTTACAAATAAATgttgagagagagaaaaattatcaaagcaaattcaaaaagagacaaaaaaacatATGCATCTCCATATATTAACATGGCAAGAAAAATATAATGCTTCAGTTACCCATTCCATTAACCCGCAGACCCACCAACTACTATTTTAGAGCACTACGGTGGTGGAATTTTACCAGGGAAAAAAGCATTCATTCCTGCTTCTCCCCTTCTTTATGAAGAACTGGATCTGACTTCCTATCTAAAAATAGAGGAAACCAACTTTACTCTCCCCAGATCTATAGATTTCATGGAAAATCTGTGCCTTCTGACCAGTAATGTTCTGCCTAGACTCCCTGAAACCATGTTAGAGCCTTCTTTTTGCTCGAATTCCCCTTTCCAAGCAATGAAAAGTTTTTGAGTTGCAGGCTTAACCTGCATTGCAGGTTCCTGGAACCAAAATCAGCTCATTTTACCCATAAGAATAGTCCCATTAACTTTAGCTGGTGTTCTCAAATGCATGAAACAAACAGAACTGGAGTCCTGACTTACGAAAATTCCTCccaattaaatgcatttttgcaGTGATTAATGAATTTTGAAAACATTGCTAAAgttcacatttcttctttaaattaaCCTTATCTTTAAATACAGTGTTCCtcaaatctattttttattgAATGTATACCTCACAGTAGTCTTGTGGTTAACTTTgaaatttctttaattaaatacataagTAAAGTTGTGTGAtaatatacatatgcatacatatatatacacacgcaCATAAAAAAGGATTATACAAAATCTGCTGTGCATCTGTTCATCTTCAGTGGCCTGGGAGGAAGCGCATGAATACCCTGAAAATAGTGTTTTCAGGAACAGATGATGTCCTGGAGCTGacaacagagctgcagaagaggtTCACTCCTGTCGCCAGCTCTCACAAGACTGTTTGAGGGTCTGACTTTTCTCTGTCACATGAATTCCAGTATCATGGGGTGCTGGTTTTGCATGGGGTAGAGTTAATGCTTTTCATAGTAGCTGGTGCCAGgatgtgttttgtgtttgtgctggaaacagcagtgATAATTCAGGGATGTTGTAGCTATTGCTGAACAGTTGCTTACACAGAGCAAAGACCTTTTCTTCTTCACCCCACCAGCAAGGGCTgagggtgcacaaggagttgggaggaGATACAgttgggacagctgaccccaagtGAACCAAGGAGGGATATCCCATGTCAcatggtgtcatgctcagcctgtgaagcaggaggaagaagaaggaatgGAGGGACGTTAAGAGTTTGCAAtcccaagtaactgttatgTGTAATGGAACCTTGCTTTTCTGCAAATGGCTGAACACGTGCCTGGCCATAGGatgtggtgaatgaattccttgttttgctttcctgcatgtgtgttttttgctttacctattaagctgtctttatctcaacccacgagTGTTCTCACTTCTACTCTGCAGATTCTCTTCTCTCAGTGGGGGGTGAGTGAGAGGCTGTGTGAGGcttagctgccagctggggttaaaccaggACACGTGTACAAGCAAAAGTCCTTCAAATACTGAACTAAGAAAGTAAATGAGAacaattttctgttaaaacccattaaaactttttcagaaatacttaagAGCAAGAACCATAACATCCTGATTTTACCAGATTTGAGTAGAATCATACTAATGAGACTTGGCCATATTTACTTCTTACCTGTTTCCAGGTTTGGGCACTAGTAACAGAtctaagaaaaaattaaaaggtcCCTGTTCTGGACAAGTGgaagagcagccttccagtgtaTGTTCAGGCATGTATTTACCATACTGCCTATACAGAGCCAGACTGTCTTCCTTTTTCAGTCCATGTACGCAGCATCAAACCTTATATAGGTATATAATCACACAAACACAATGCAAATCTTTGTAAATTTATGTAAATtgttaaacacattttctagaTTTTGCAAATCACACATATGTACATGCATCATTTCACAGCAGGTCCCTGCCTACCATCGATGGGTAGGCAGTGGCCTTGGTAAGAAATGCTAACTTTCCAGAGTGGAGTCTCATATGGTTCTGGCCATGTGAAAGCTGGAAAATGCTAGCTTATGCCATCAGTTTAATCACCAGAAGCAAATTTGGGCTTGTTTGGAATTGGTAGGGATGGtgtcctttttttcttagatgAAACATTTGCAATTACCCACAGAGGTATTTGCAGAGGTGATTGGGAGAGAGGGCTTGTGAGAACTCAGATTGCACCATAGCAGCTTGGGCCTCCCCAGTTTGGTGTCTTAGCTCCCTTTGCCTCTGCAGCCACATGTAGGAGGGAGCCATTCAGGTAAGtaaaacagtaattaaaacatGCCTGAATtaaaacagcagctgctgtatCTCACTTGGGACTCTCCCAGCTATAGGACCTCGCCATgacccccagccctgcagagccatGCAAGCCCCACACCACATGCAGTGGAGAAATCTCATACTCCCTGTCCATACAGGACTGAGCCTCATCTGCTGTCGCAGTACTGTTTCTTCCCTGTTTCACTCTTGGAATAGTTTTCCTCAaaggaccttgaagatcattaagttccaacccttgtgccatgggcagggacacctcccactaaacaaTGCCacccaaagccctgtccaaccgttgaacactgccagggatggagcattcacaacttccttgggcaacccattccagtgcctcatcaccctcagaATAAAGAACTGCTTCTTTATATCTGACCTGAACTTCCTGTGTTgaagtttgaactcattaccccttgtcctatcactgcagtttCTGATGAAGAGCACCAGTTCCCCAAGCTCCACTCTCCAGGCAAACCCAGAAAATGCATGGGTGAACACAGGTGTCTCTCCTAATGGTCCTGCCTTTAATGTCTCCCCCTTCGAGCTCAAGAAGTGAAGAGCTGCCCCAGATGTTCCTGTGTCCAGCAGGAGCCTGGGGTGTGACTGGTGCAGGTCTGTTGCACAGGTACAGCCTTGGTGTCCTAGGGACCCAACCTTAGCAATATATTACAGGGCTGGCATCTACTgaaagaacacaaagaaaaaggtGACAGAGAGACAACCAGCTTCCTCTCACTtagttcatttttcttttaaaatcatcaaTTTAATTCTTGATTTCAGGTGAATAGGGGAAACCgtaaaagttattttacatTAACATGGGCAGGTTTGATACAGCAACTAATTTAGTTGCCGTATCAGGGAATTAAATTATTGGCTCCTTACCTTGGGATGCTGAGCACCTTTCCTATCCCTCATCCGACCTGCAAACAGCAGGTTCAGATTCCTGGGTGAAGCAAATAATCCATCTTCCCCACTGCTTGGGAGAACTGCTATATGTGAAGAAAGTACGGAAAACTGTGGCATCTTCTAAGTTTCAACAGGGAAACATGGCTGGGACTGCATTTAGCAAAACCATCACCATCCAGCCTAAAGTAGCTTTCTCTACAACAGAGATACAGGCATAGGTTAGGTGTGAAAAGACCTGTGGTTTCTGTGGTTTCTAAATTATTTGTCACTATATCTTTCCTCATTTGCCTTCAGCTGACAAACAATACAGTCTGTGATTCAAGATTTCCAGACTGCATGCACATATCTCCATGGAACAGTCCTGGAGACATCAATATTAAGGGAACAAAAAGTCTACAGGAAGTGGTCCAGAAAGAAATGGAGACTTAACTAGCAACCAAACTCTTTTCTAGAGGTCATTTTGAGCAGCATTCAGGGGATTTGCatcaaaataaagctttctggGTTTATAGAGAATCCTTTTACATGATGTTAtacttgatttttctctctgacCTGGGTCAGAAACTACAGTTTGTAATTATCTCAAAACTTTTTCCATCTCCTGTTATTCCAACTGGGAAATATTTCAGCTAGGGCATTGCCAAAATGTTACCTTCTTTGTGTCCCAGAGAGCAGTTTGTTTAAACTGGCTGGCACAGTGTTTCATGGCTCTCTGCAGATCCAAACGGGGCTTGCATGAAATCCTGCGACCCAAGCAATGTGGGCTACAGGTGCCAGCACCCAATGCTCCTCTTTCATATGCCTGAAATGAACACATGAAGAGAACAAGAAGAGAGTTGAGGTCTGTGATTCAAATCAGTCACACTGCAGCCCTCTACTTTGCAAATTCCTATTTCCATCACAGGCATGAACTTCCC
This window encodes:
- the B3GALT5 gene encoding beta-1,3-galactosyltransferase 5, producing the protein MGGTWLGLPVGQHLLALGHKHFSNTWRNMMYFRKFRLIVCLIGLSCAGLWVFYDLTELCLFCENSQDYIFPIETFRRIEGNFLQLPDVDCQKNPPFLVLLVTSSYHHIDARMAIRQTWGKERTVSGKRLVTYFLLGSAVNLRQQADITAESKKYKDIIQKNFTDTYYNLTLKTMMGIEWIHRFCNQSSFVMKTDTDVFVNVFYLTELLLRKKRTTRFFTGFLKLHEFPIRRRRSKWYVSKEEYPRKTYPPFCSGTGYVLSTDVASQIYNVSESISFIKLEDVFIGLCLAKLKIHLEELHSEQTFFPERITFSVSRFKKIVMCHEVEPSEQLSYWNHLVTETYGWVL